One Panicum virgatum strain AP13 chromosome 9K, P.virgatum_v5, whole genome shotgun sequence genomic region harbors:
- the LOC120652137 gene encoding cold-regulated protein 27-like, translating to MGERPPTDPQRFGDMSNIGSSTGWTDEKHMLYITSLEESFVNQLYSGNGEINSLESFHRTSGVWQNTCYSGNGRNTKYDQGQGYWGMIGVDEAESRLSEVGYIGSPCSRSSSYYMDDASTNGPKQDRTSYHARQRTSRGSAAFRSRQHGHSFSWETESSDQNFDGEAEGSRKQGRGSSENQQKLASTAKVGPSGGIGLH from the exons ATGGGGGAGAGGCCGCCCACCGATCCGCAGCGCTTTGGG GACATGTCGAATATAGGTTCATCGACTGGATGGACAGATGAGAAGCACATGCTCTACATTACCTCATTGGAGGAATCATTTGTTAATCAATTGTACAGTGGTAATGGGGAAATCAATTCTTTAGAGTCGTTCCATCGGACTTCAGGTGTATGGCAAAACACCTGTTATAGTGGAAATGGTAGAAACACAAAATATGATCAG GGCCAAGGATATTGGGGGATGATCGGGGTTGACGAAGCTGAATCAAGATTATCAGAGGTTGGGTATATTGGTTCaccttgttctaggagttcgtCCTATTATATGGATGATGCATCAACTAATGGTCCAAAACAAGATAGAACTAGTTACCATGCACGACAAAGAACTTCTAGAGGGTCTGCTGCTTTCCGTTCCCGGCAGCATGGCCATTCCTTTTCTTGGGAAACAG AGTCATCAGACCAGAACTTTGATGGGGAGGCTGAAGGTAGCAGGAAACAAGGCAGAGGGTCTAGCGAAAACCAGCAAAAACTTGCTAGTACAGCCAAG GTCGGCCCATCTGGAGGCATTGGTTTACATTAG
- the LOC120648109 gene encoding uncharacterized protein LOC120648109 has protein sequence MTILSTVCTKLLCTNAHLGRRVAAHHFKVYIRGSRNGIAILDSDKTLICLRNALHFIGSLIRQNGRSFFLKTNHFFIYLIMEKMIYSIMEKMGSCINDSQWKIGAFLTNFYANPKKFRSRKKKIHFGLNQQPDCVVIPNPDRKSSVILEANRSQIPIASLVDSTIPWESNKRITYPIPANDTIQFIYLFCHSITKTVIHERPRITASEAGTRSGGGRYLASASDPKGGNRFKNTFFLFYLKCKILLSWVVGYLGKRRKITILFVFSVAVVGLLLWLFPGVTELFLELLKELFPKLLKDLLNVVMTWVLFLLQSLFEGFQEARRATLGGMDKESPSCSEGETALKEEEPTVLHMEDEDWNALSPIQEIPPFHSPERGERRPVRDPLSSRIVPIPLIGDVAPSVGPVALALVLGQHCGGTKGGRRGSAANGEAWPDPPWPPPPPWIRHHEHPQLVVAMAPPPKLCASAVDPR, from the exons ATGACAATCCTTTCAACTGTCTGTACAAAATTACTTTGTACGAATGCACATCTCGGCCGTCGGGTAGCTGCTCACCATTTTAAAGTCTATATCCGTGGTTCCAGAAATGGAATTGCTATTCTCGATTCAGACAAGACACTGATTTGTTTACGAAACGCTCTTCATTTTATAGGATCTCTCATTCGTCAAAATGGCCGTTCCTTCTTTTTAAAGACTAATCATTTCTTTATATATTTGATAATGGAAAAAATGATATATTCGATAATGGAAAAAATGGGGAGCTGTATCAATGATTCTCAATGGAAGATCGGGGCTTTTTTGACCAATTTTTATGCTAATCCTAAGAAATTCCGTTCAAGAAAGAAGAAAATCCATTTTGGGTTGAACCAACAACCTGATTGTGTGGTTATTCCGAATCCAGATAGAAAGTCATCGGTCATACTGGAAGCTAATCGATCACAAATACCGATTGCATCCTTAGTTGATTCTACGATCCCATGGGAATCCAATAAAAGAATCACTTATCCCATCCCAGCAAATGATACTATACAGTTCATATATCTATTTTGTCATTCGATCACGAAAACAGTGATTCATGAACGGCCAAGAATCACAGCAAGTGAAGCGGGTACTAGGTCCGGGGGCGGGAGGTACCTAGCCTCTGCCTCTGACCCAAAAGGGGGGAATAGGTTTAAAAatacctttttccttttttatttaaaatgtaAAATCCTCCTTTCCTGGGTCGTCGGCTATTTGGGAAAAAGGAGGAAAATCACTATTCTTTTTGTATTTTCCGTAGCTGTTGTAGGTCTCCTTCTTTGGCTTTTTCCGGGGGTCACGGAGCTCTTTCTGGAGCTACTCAAGGAGCTCTTTCCGAAGCTACTCAAGGACCTCTTGAATGTTGTCATGACATGGGTACTTTTTCTACTTCAGTCCCTCTTCGAGGGATTTCAGGAGGCCCGCAGAGCGACCCTGGGAGGAATGGATAAAGAAAGTCCCTCCTGCTCCGAGGGCGAAACAGCCCTTAAGGAGGAAGAGCCCACCGTCCTCCATATGGAGGACGAGGACTGGAACGCCCTCTCGCCCATACAAGAGATCCCCCCTTTCCACTCTCCGGAAAGGGGGGAG CGGCGTCCTGTGAGGGATCCTCTGTCATCCAGGATCGTCCCGATTCCTTTAATTGGGGACGTGGCGCCTAGCGTGGGCCCCGTGGCTCTCGCGCTCGTGCTCGGACAGCACTGTGGAGGGACCAAgggagggcggcgcggctccgCGGCCAACGGGGAGGCGTGGCCggacccgccatggccgccgccgccgccatggatccGCCACCACGAGCACCCGCAGCTCGTCGTCGccatggccccgccgcccaagctTTGTGCCTCCGCCGTAGATCCACGCTGA